DNA from Methanococcus voltae:
TACTTTTAATTATTTATTTATTATTTATTTATTATTTATTATTTATTTATTATTTACTTAATTAAATTAAAATTATGATTTATTTCTCTTAAATCATTACTAAAATGGTGGGAATTTGGATTCAAAATATAAATATTCCAAATATAATATTATAAATGAAGTAAATGAGGGAAAAGTAGTATACAATACATTAAGCGGAATTTGCAGTCTCTTAGAAGAAGAAGACTTGAAAATATTTGATAATATTGAAACTAAAAAATTAGACAATATGACACCTATTGAAATTGATATATTGGATAATTTACTATTAAATAACTTTATAGTCCCGAAAGATATTGATGAAACCGTGGTTTTCGAAGAAAAATATAATTCTATGCGGAATAACCAGGAAAATTTAATAATGACTGTCGTACCAACGTTAAACTGTAATTTTGAATGTAATTACTGTTTCCAAGGAAAATTAAAAGACAATAAGGTAATGTCTGAAGAAGTCCAAGATGGTATATTTCAATTAATTCAAAATTATTCAAATAATTTAAGAAATGTGAGTTTAACCTGGTTTGGAGGGGAACCTACAATTGCAATGAATGTTGTAAGAAGATTATCGGACAAAATAATACCCTATTGCGACAAAAACGGTATAAATTACACTTCAATGATAGTAAGCAATGGATATACGTGCACGCCTGAATTAATGGGTGAATTATACGCTCGAAGGGTTAAAACCGTTCAAATAACTTTAGACGGTGCTAAAGAAGTGCACGATAGTATAAGGTATTTAAAAGGTTCCAAAAAAGGTTCTTTTGATAAAATAATAAGTAATATACGCAGTTATACTGATATTTACCCAATATTTACGACAATACGGGTAAATGTGGACCAAAACAACTATAAATCAATCTATCGACTAATTGACCAACTTGCAGACTCCGGACTATCTAATAAAAACGTTTCTATTTATTTTGCACCGATTATTTCATCAAATTCATTGTGTCATCACATATCAAATCAAACACTTGAATTATCGGATTTTGCAGGCATTGAATCTGAATTAAGGAGGTATGCCCATTCTAAAGGTTTGTGTGGCACAAGTTTGCCTATGCAATATATGGGACTTTGCGGTGCTACACGTCCAAAAGGTTTTGTAGTCACCCCCGTGGGTAATATCCATAAATGCTGGGAAACGGTTTCTTACCTCGATAAAAGCGTTGGTAATGTACTATCAACCCCCCCATTGAACGAAAACGTAAAACTTTGGGATGAATGGAGTCCTTTTAACTACGAAGAATGCAGAAATTGTATTATATTACCTAATTGCGTAGGATTTTGTCCGTATAAATTTTTATATCATTCGGAATTTATGGGCAATTCTGGAAATTTACCCTGTCCAAGTTTAAAATATAATATAAATGAAAAAATAATGGACCACGTTAAATTAAAAGGATTAATAAAAAATGAAGATTTATAAAATAAAATAATAAAAAAATATAAAAAAATAAAAATAAAAATAAAAATAAAGTAAAAATAAAGTAAAAATAAAATAAAAATAAAATAAAAATAAAATAAAAATAAAGTAATATATTAAGATAATAAAATTAATAAATAATTTATTTATTAATTTACTATTTTATATCCGCCGTCAACCCATTCTACCATTATAGGTTCGGTAGGTAATTCATTTAAGGTTTTAAAGTATTCTAAAGCTGCCTGAGTACCGTATCTATCTGAACCAGCAATGTATATTACATAATGGCTTGAAACGACTTGTGAAGAGTCATCTTGAACTTTTAAAACTTGAATAAGTCCTCTGTTTTCACCAGGATTTTCATTATTAACTGGCTTTAAAAATTTATTATTATATTTTTCCGCAAATTTATTAACTACAGGACCGCCTACAACGATTACATCTTCAGTAAGTGCGTTAAGGTCGTTTAATTCGAGTTCTTGTTCCATATCTTCAGAATCTTGAATATTTTCCTTTAAACAATTTTCTGCATTTAATTTATCAAATTTATCATCTGCAATAATTTTAGAATTTGTTACAGTGTTTCGGATATTTTCTGAACTGAAACCGTTTTGAGTCCCTTCACTTTCAGCTTTTTCAGCCATTTTTTTAGCCGAATTATGATTATTGTTGTAATAATTATTATTGTCATTATTACTTGGTTTTGTGGTGTTATTTCCCGCATAATTGAACACGTAATTATCTAATGTCGTATATCTCGAATAATTATCACTGAATGCTCCAACTACATAAGGTTTTGTTGTGAAACCTTTTCCATTGTCCACAGGATTTTCCTGAGCTTGTGAGTGATTGAAGTTAAACCAATAATTACCAAATTTATTTATGTATACATTGTCATTTACGTTATATTTGTATCTTATATCATTTGGTGATTCAAATGTACAGTTTACTAACGGATTGTATGCTGCCATACAACCTGCTAAAAAGTCATTTAAATATATGTTGCTGTTTTGTATTGGTCCAATCATCATAAACGCATATACGAATGGTGCATCAACACCATTAAATGTGTTGTATGATAAAGTTATGTTGTCTGACACTATAGTATTGTAAACACAGATACCATATATGTTTGTTGTAGCATTAAATACTGTATTATTAATTAATAAATCTTTTAACGTTTCTGAATATAGTATTATTCCACTACCGTTTGTATTGCCGTGCATATATAAATTAGAATCTTTTATGTACGCATTTTCAAATTTATTCATTCTAATTATTTTACCAGTATTATTTAAAACATTTAAATCTATTTTTAAATTATCCATTGGTATATTTGAATAATTACATCGAATAACGGTTGAATTTTCGCCGATTATGGTAATATTATTATTTGATATTTTTGAATTTGGATTATTTGTAGTATTAAAAATCCCATAATTTCCTACTTTAACACCAATTCCAATAGCATTATTATTACCATTAACATTTGTATTGTTATTTTTAACCATAATTATGTTATTATTGATTACAGGGGAATTTAATGAATTTTGTGCGTCATTTGGATTAAATCCAATTCCAAAAGTACCGTTATTTATTATTATATTACAATTTTCAATGGTAAGATTATTTACTGAAGAATTTATCATTATACCATTACATTTGTAATTCAAAGGTGTTTCAATAACCAAATTTTTAATTGTAATGTTATTGTATATTTTACCACTTTTGTAGATTTGAAGTACATCTAAAGCAGTTGAATCTGTACCGAGTTTGTGGTTATTACCATCGATTACTACGTCGCTTGACTGAACTAAAATTCCTGCTGTAATGTTTGTAATATCTTCGTCCAATATATAAGTTCCAGGACCTACAATCGTTCTATTATTGTTATAACTTGAATTATTAATATGAATTATTGAGGATTTGTTTGTCGTATTTTCAGGGGTGATACTTCCACTTGAGAAATAATTTTCCCATTTTTCAACTAATGGGTGGGTATCGTTTCCTTGAATTCCCATAATAATTACCGAATAATTACCGTCTCTAATTCCATCACCGTTTGCATCGGCTGGATTTGTGCAATTATCCCAGTAATTACCCATTACACTTGAATATTGTTGACCGTTGTACGTATAATTTATAGCGCTTGGACTGTGATATATATTACCTTCAAAAGAATCAACTTTGGCATCCCTTATGTTGTCTATAAAATTATTTAGATATATATAGTTCTCTTCAGGGGAATTTCCAGTATTAAGATACAAAGCCCCTCCAAACGAGTTATTTTTAACTGTATTGTATGCAATTGTTGAACCGTGTGTCCCAGCAAGCGAAATACCAAAACCTTGTGAACCCACACCCCCGCTTGAAAAACTATCGTTTATTACCGTATTGTGTGAGATATTAAGATAATATGAATTAGACCCTTGAATTCCGTTTGTGGCAAAATTAGTAATAGTATTGTTATACACTGTAGTGTAAGATGAACTTTGAATTACTACACCGCAATAACTACTGTTATCAACAAAGTTATTGGAGAATTTAGTATTTTGTGCGAAATTTATAACTATTGGAGAATTTAGTTCCAATAATGTGTTGTTAGTTATTAACGCATCATCGTCGTTAATCCAAAATCCAGAGCTCCAACCTTTTGATTTTATATTTTTAATAGTGGCATACTGACCATTTACATAAATTATTCTATCAGATGCGTCTTTTGTACTATTTAACCAGTTGTTATTTCCATCGATTACTACGTTATTAGCGTTTATACATATTAAATTGCTTGAAACGTTTAAATCTGAAAGACTGCAATTTATTATATAAATTCCAGATAAGTTAATTGTATATGTGTCTGTTAAGTTTTCCGCATTTAAGTAATAAGTCTGGGGTACATAAGCAGTCCCGTGTACATTACTTATTGTGAAGATACACAAAAATAATACCATTACTAAATACATTTTTTTATTGATTGTTATAATTTCACCTTCATACTTGCATATTTGGTTGTAATTTTAATATATTACTGTAAATATAATTATATTAAGAGGTATAATATCTTGATAAATTAAGATATTAAACTTAATTAGATAGTTTCATATCTATAATTTATATATTTATATTATTTAATTGTTGTTATTTATGCGTTATATATCATTCTAAAACATTAAATTTAATATTTTTAGTATTAACACGATTAAAATATATTTTTTTAAAATAACAACTCAAATATATAATTTAAGGGCAATTAATCTGTATATTAAAGAAAAAATACAAAAAAAAATAAAATAGAATAAAAAAATAAAATAGAATAAAATAAAAATTAAAAATAGAGATTATTGTTTTACACCTCTAATCATATCCCTTAATGACCTTGCTGTAGGTTCAAATTGTGGGTATTTATCAGTAGCTTTTTTTATTATTCCTAATGCGTCATTATACTTACCATATTCGATTAACGTAATCGCCGTATCATAATAAGGGTCTAAATACGTCTCATCAGCCAAATCCATAGCTTTATTTAAGTAATTCATACCTTCGTCGAGTTTACCCAATTTTGAAAGAGATAGACCCATACCTTTATTGAGATAAGCATCATCAGGTGCAATTGAAAGAGCTTTTTCATTGACAATTCTTGATTTCTCATAATTACCGAGCATAAAACTAATGAAACCTTGTAGGCTCAATAATTCTGTGTCATTAGGAGTAATAGAGAGAGCTTTATCTAAAACCATACTTGCAACTTGATAATCACCTGCACGTGTAAAATTATTGGCCATATCTTTTAAGGTGTCAAAATCGTTAATATCTTCTAACCATTTTAAAGCCTTATTCATTGCTACAACATAAGAACAATAACTATTTTCAGAATAAATCGTGCCATTCATAGTTAATCGTGTATTAGGACATCCGCCCAAACATATTTGACCGTAAATACATTCATTGCAAAGACCGCCTAATTTAGACTTGTCCATAGTCCTACTCCAAGAGAAATTATCCTCATTTTCCCAAATTTCACGGAGAGGCGTTTCTCTAATGTTTCCTTCGATATATTCCCTATCCCGTATAGAAGTACAGCCTAATATTTCACCGTTGTGTAATATTCCAAAGCTACGTTTGCCCGCAGTGCAACCCTTCCACGTCACGTCGTATTCTTTAGGATAAGCTTTTCTACGAACTTCAAGCTCTTTAAGGTTGTAATACCCTATACAATCAGCCGGGAATATTATTATATCATCTTTTAAAGAATCGTGTGCAAAATTAATGAGTCTATCAACATCTTCAGGTTTTATGATTAATTCAGGATGGTTTACAAAATTACCCATCGGTAAACCAATTTGCATTTGCCAAAGTTTAACTCCTTTGTCAATTAATACATTTTTGAGTTCTTCGAGTTCATTCATATTTATGGTATTTATGGTTGTAATGGCGCCCCCCGTGATACTTGAATCCTCCATAAGCTCAAAAGCATTCATAATTCTATCGTATGAACCATTCATACGCATATAATCGTGAGTATCCTTTAAACCATCCAAACTTATTGCCATAGTACCTACTTCAGCCTTTTCAGCTTTTTTTAAGATGTCTTCATTAAAAAGCCATCCGTTAGTAATCATATTTGGTATTACACCATTATCAGTTAATTCTTGTGCTATAACTGGCCAATCCCTCCGTACTAATGGTTCCCCACCAGATAAAGTTATCCATTTTAAACCCAAATCTCCGATATCCTGAGATAACTTAACTGCTTCCTCAGTTGATAATTCATCGGGCAATGGCTCTTTACAACTCGAACCACAGTGTTTACAACGCATATTACACGCCATAGTAATTTCCCAGACCGCTGTTATTGGTTTATACTCCAAAATATCCCCCATTAGTATATTGATTATTTTTATTTTCTTTATTTCTTTATTTCTTATTTTACCTTTTTATTTTACTTTTTTACTTTTTTATTTATTTTATTACTATTTTTATTTATTTTTTTATATTTTTTTATATTTTTTATTATTTTTTCTTTTTATATCGTACTTTATTGTGATTAAATCAAAAATTAAACTTAAAAAATTAAAAAATTAAAAATATGGTATTTATTCAAGGATAAAATTATAAAATATCCTTTTTATTAAATTATTTGTAAGTTCCGTCTGGGAATCCGTATTTTACGATACAATTAGGATGTTCTATAAATCCAATAGGGAATCCGTATTTTAAATTACATTCATTTGCGTTTTTAGCAATACCGCTTGGAGTACCGTATTTTACGATACAGCGTTCTGAATCTTCTGATGCTTTTTCCATACGTACTGGGAATCCGTATTTTAAAATACAATCCTCACCAGCTGCTTTTTCACAGTCAAATATCGGAATTCCGTATTTTAAGATACATTCTTCGGAGTTTCTTGATAAACCCCACGGAGTACCGTATTTTAACAGACAGTTGTCTTTACTTTCTATTACCATCGGTGCAGCATACAGCATTTGCGTTTGTGCCCCTTGGTTAACTGCTGCAGTAGTAGGTGCACAATTTACACCGTAAGCTACAATTGGGTCATAAAATTGTCTTGAAAATCCGTATGGTGGTATACAGATGTTATTTGATGACAATCTTAGACAAGGAATTCCGTATAATAGCGGAGGTATTGTATCAGCTGCCGCTGTTAGACAAGGGATTCCATAGTCTGGAACTGGCGTAGGTGGTGTTGGAGCTCCGTAAACCACAATAATACCGCCAGTATCCGGGTCTTTATATGCCTGAATATTTTTTTCATTTACCAGTGTGCTTAGTGCCTCAGGGGTAATTTTTAAGAATTTGCTATCACCCATCACCGCATTTAAACTTGCTACCTCATTTTTAGCTCTTTTAATGTCTGCAGAATCTACAATTAAAGCGTAAGCTACTTCTTCCGCTACTTCAAAGTCTCCGAAAGGTTGCACGAGTTTAAATTGTAAATAATCTTGACCTTTTTCTAATGCTAAAAAGGTAAATGTTATTTTTACCCTCCCCCCTGCTTGTTGGTCGAGAGGTGTTGTGGTTTTATCCACAAAAGCCACAAAATCAGGAATATGGGAAATACCCCAAATGTATGGTATACCCGAGTTTGTATACAAGTCTACGCTGAAACTTTCTTTTGCTTTTGCGTTTATATCTCCAATTTTTTTATTTTCCATATTTCTCCCCCATAATATTATATTTTGTTAATCCCCTCTATAAATGGTTAATATACCCCGTCAGTCCTCTTAATAGCCCATAAAATATATGAAATATTTGTATTATATAATTTGCTATATTTTTGTATTTGCATATTTGAATACAATATATTTTAAAAATAAAAATAGAATAATAAAATAGAATACTAATATCAAAAAGGTAAAATAAAAAAGTAAAAAAGTAAAATAAAAAGGTAAAATAAAAAAGTAAAAAAGTAAAATAAAAAGGTAAAATAAAAAAGTAAAAGATAAATTAATTATTCATATTTTTTTCTAACTAATTCTTCAATACTTTCTGTTAAGTCGTCAAGACCTTGCTCACTTAATGGGGTCGGTATTGTGGTTTTTTTGTTCTCATAAATTGCATTCGCAAGTTCTCTAAATTTATTCGCAATTTCGGAATCTGGCGCATATTCAATTGTTGTCTGTTTCCTAAGCTCTGCTTTAGTGATTATATTACTCATAGGTATTTTACCCATTACTTGCGTATTTATGCCTTGTACAAACTTATCGATAATTTCAGGCTCATCTACAACGCTCCTACCATTGTATATAATACCACCGAGTGCTATTTTACCCCTATTGCCGTATCTTTGTATACCTTTACATATGTTGTTTGCTGCATAAATTGCCATCGGGTCGCAAGTGGTTACGATATATACGTCTTCTGCGAGTCTCTTTTGAAGTGGCATAGCAAAACCACCGCAAACGACGTCCCCCAATATATCGTACATAACTACATCAGGTTTTAGTTCGTCATAAACACCCAATCTATCTAACATATCAACTGCGGTTATTACTCCACGCCCTGCACAGCCCACACCAGGCTCTGGACCACCGCTCTCTACACAGTAAACGCCATTAAAACCCTCGTAAACAATATCTTCAATTTTCATATATTCTGGTCCTTTATCACGGAATGTATCTAAAACAGTATTAATCTTGCCGTGCATTAAAGTTCTTGTTGAGTCGGCTTTTGGGTCACAACCTACAACTAAAACTTTCTTACCATCTTCTGCCAAAGCTGCTGCCATATTACCGACATTTGTGGATTTTCCAATCCCTCCTTTACCATATATACAAAATTTCCTCATATTTACACCTTAGATTTGATAATTTTAAAATTTAATACC
Protein-coding regions in this window:
- a CDS encoding TIGR04463 family radical SAM/SPASM RiPP maturase; translation: MDSKYKYSKYNIINEVNEGKVVYNTLSGICSLLEEEDLKIFDNIETKKLDNMTPIEIDILDNLLLNNFIVPKDIDETVVFEEKYNSMRNNQENLIMTVVPTLNCNFECNYCFQGKLKDNKVMSEEVQDGIFQLIQNYSNNLRNVSLTWFGGEPTIAMNVVRRLSDKIIPYCDKNGINYTSMIVSNGYTCTPELMGELYARRVKTVQITLDGAKEVHDSIRYLKGSKKGSFDKIISNIRSYTDIYPIFTTIRVNVDQNNYKSIYRLIDQLADSGLSNKNVSIYFAPIISSNSLCHHISNQTLELSDFAGIESELRRYAHSKGLCGTSLPMQYMGLCGATRPKGFVVTPVGNIHKCWETVSYLDKSVGNVLSTPPLNENVKLWDEWSPFNYEECRNCIILPNCVGFCPYKFLYHSEFMGNSGNLPCPSLKYNINEKIMDHVKLKGLIKNEDL
- a CDS encoding NosD domain-containing protein, which gives rise to MCIFTISNVHGTAYVPQTYYLNAENLTDTYTINLSGIYIINCSLSDLNVSSNLICINANNVVIDGNNNWLNSTKDASDRIIYVNGQYATIKNIKSKGWSSGFWINDDDALITNNTLLELNSPIVINFAQNTKFSNNFVDNSSYCGVVIQSSSYTTVYNNTITNFATNGIQGSNSYYLNISHNTVINDSFSSGGVGSQGFGISLAGTHGSTIAYNTVKNNSFGGALYLNTGNSPEENYIYLNNFIDNIRDAKVDSFEGNIYHSPSAINYTYNGQQYSSVMGNYWDNCTNPADANGDGIRDGNYSVIIMGIQGNDTHPLVEKWENYFSSGSITPENTTNKSSIIHINNSSYNNNRTIVGPGTYILDEDITNITAGILVQSSDVVIDGNNHKLGTDSTALDVLQIYKSGKIYNNITIKNLVIETPLNYKCNGIMINSSVNNLTIENCNIIINNGTFGIGFNPNDAQNSLNSPVINNNIIMVKNNNTNVNGNNNAIGIGVKVGNYGIFNTTNNPNSKISNNNITIIGENSTVIRCNYSNIPMDNLKIDLNVLNNTGKIIRMNKFENAYIKDSNLYMHGNTNGSGIILYSETLKDLLINNTVFNATTNIYGICVYNTIVSDNITLSYNTFNGVDAPFVYAFMMIGPIQNSNIYLNDFLAGCMAAYNPLVNCTFESPNDIRYKYNVNDNVYINKFGNYWFNFNHSQAQENPVDNGKGFTTKPYVVGAFSDNYSRYTTLDNYVFNYAGNNTTKPSNNDNNNYYNNNHNSAKKMAEKAESEGTQNGFSSENIRNTVTNSKIIADDKFDKLNAENCLKENIQDSEDMEQELELNDLNALTEDVIVVGGPVVNKFAEKYNNKFLKPVNNENPGENRGLIQVLKVQDDSSQVVSSHYVIYIAGSDRYGTQAALEYFKTLNELPTEPIMVEWVDGGYKIVN
- a CDS encoding radical SAM/SPASM domain-containing protein, whose product is MEYKPITAVWEITMACNMRCKHCGSSCKEPLPDELSTEEAVKLSQDIGDLGLKWITLSGGEPLVRRDWPVIAQELTDNGVIPNMITNGWLFNEDILKKAEKAEVGTMAISLDGLKDTHDYMRMNGSYDRIMNAFELMEDSSITGGAITTINTINMNELEELKNVLIDKGVKLWQMQIGLPMGNFVNHPELIIKPEDVDRLINFAHDSLKDDIIIFPADCIGYYNLKELEVRRKAYPKEYDVTWKGCTAGKRSFGILHNGEILGCTSIRDREYIEGNIRETPLREIWENEDNFSWSRTMDKSKLGGLCNECIYGQICLGGCPNTRLTMNGTIYSENSYCSYVVAMNKALKWLEDINDFDTLKDMANNFTRAGDYQVASMVLDKALSITPNDTELLSLQGFISFMLGNYEKSRIVNEKALSIAPDDAYLNKGMGLSLSKLGKLDEGMNYLNKAMDLADETYLDPYYDTAITLIEYGKYNDALGIIKKATDKYPQFEPTARSLRDMIRGVKQ
- a CDS encoding protease inhibitor I42 family protein; translation: MENKKIGDINAKAKESFSVDLYTNSGIPYIWGISHIPDFVAFVDKTTTPLDQQAGGRVKITFTFLALEKGQDYLQFKLVQPFGDFEVAEEVAYALIVDSADIKRAKNEVASLNAVMGDSKFLKITPEALSTLVNEKNIQAYKDPDTGGIIVVYGAPTPPTPVPDYGIPCLTAAADTIPPLLYGIPCLRLSSNNICIPPYGFSRQFYDPIVAYGVNCAPTTAAVNQGAQTQMLYAAPMVIESKDNCLLKYGTPWGLSRNSEECILKYGIPIFDCEKAAGEDCILKYGFPVRMEKASEDSERCIVKYGTPSGIAKNANECNLKYGFPIGFIEHPNCIVKYGFPDGTYK
- the nifH gene encoding nitrogenase iron protein, whose translation is MRKFCIYGKGGIGKSTNVGNMAAALAEDGKKVLVVGCDPKADSTRTLMHGKINTVLDTFRDKGPEYMKIEDIVYEGFNGVYCVESGGPEPGVGCAGRGVITAVDMLDRLGVYDELKPDVVMYDILGDVVCGGFAMPLQKRLAEDVYIVTTCDPMAIYAANNICKGIQRYGNRGKIALGGIIYNGRSVVDEPEIIDKFVQGINTQVMGKIPMSNIITKAELRKQTTIEYAPDSEIANKFRELANAIYENKKTTIPTPLSEQGLDDLTESIEELVRKKYE